A stretch of Ferribacterium limneticum DNA encodes these proteins:
- a CDS encoding EAL domain-containing protein, with product MLDVKTSSVIVVDQGAIVGIITERDMLRAMRQRRPLEQTAGETMTSPVHSVPANTDFRLAYREAASLGIRHIVVTDEAGLPLGIVSEADYRKHLGPDFFLHLNTAETLMESIFPRLPASAALDEALAAMETVRGSCVIVVDGRQPVGIVTEHDIVRLFLSSESNPTLGAVMTQPTISVREDCPLADAAQTMLDRGIRHLTVVDSDGNLAGLLSEHTLMSPLKLGLIDDALIDRQALARAREAMQDETARNEHYQRALLDNFPFLVWLKDTESRLLTANRAMAKAAGTDSVIGKTDDELWPPELASAYRADDLAVMASRQNKIVVEPVIVDGQPVWHETYKAPVIGEDGAVLGTVGFAHDISDRKRAEEAMQLRNQALAELIGGEALPHVLELIALSVEAEIPGWHCSILMADKAGQRLRLGAAPSLPPAYGTTVDGMPIAPGVASSGAAAATRQRVVVDNIHVHPNWVNYRDLAEHGRFSACWSEPVIGRNGQLLGTFTAYYPSPTSPHEEYLGLLTQAAQLTALIIERQRSSHELESSLATFRGIFDSIGEALFIQGEDRRFLDVNISAEQMFGRSRASLIGQTHEFLIAPGMLDLDAIDQAISTALTGTPQTFEALARSSTERIFPIEVRLHTASYFGRPVLIASAVDISERKNAELRLEVEHDLAQALAAGMQRDEVLGELLKAIQRFPDLDAGCVHWRQADGSYRLIAHQGISAEFAEKISHLDADSPFAILAQDGGAICNCTPPSKHCAGESILDDQAVQREGLGCLATHPIKVDGQPLACLTLGSRQAAGVLPSTLRSLEKLSSPFSQALHRLAAQEEARRLQENLSGLFDALTDFIFILDQAGRILHYNRAVAEDLGYGPDALKGRTVAAVHPENLRQIASDLMADIISGRRSSCPLPILRANGEQIMVETRVVNGYWNGQPALIGISQDISERLAAEERQQLAASVFDNAHEGIMITDPKGRIIEVNATFTELTGYSRAEAVGQTPDLLKSGHHDPDFYEEMWRKIRDDGYWRGEIWNRKKSGEIFVEQLTISGVRNREGALTNFVAIFSDITLLKQHQQRLEHLAHFDALTQLPNRMLLGDRMQLAKAQTERSGKMLAVCYLDLDNFKPINDQFGHSVGDYLLIEVAQRLKTCVRAGDTVARLGGDEFVLLITNLDDLRECDHAMSRVISALSQPFRVSAQLVNISASIGVTLYPHDGSDSDTLLRHADQAMYAAKQQGRNRYHLFDPENDRRARVRREEIGRIREGLANGEFRLYYQPKVNMREGCVIGAEALIRWQHPERGLLLPGSFLPALEGSELAIEIGDWVIQEALRQIDSWHRTHDADLSVSINIAGNHLQHPGFSRRLGELLAAYPNVAPSQIELEVLETAALEDIQTTAELFAECRRLGVTFALDDFGTGYSSLTYFRRLPADMLKIDQSFIRNMLDDADDLAIVEGVIGLTNAFQRQVIAEGVETVEHGLVLLLLGCDMAQGFGIARPMPPELLPDWIGQFQPDELWSLATAFEWSKEDLPMLIAEVDHKRWKKQLYAYLDDSKSGAASPPAIDERACRFGRWYYSPESQRYAGIEAFNTLEALHTRLHAIGKQLVDDTQAGEFTSTEQLKAQLEELSNQLSDCTRQIQAEVLLKNQPNRR from the coding sequence ATGCTGGACGTGAAGACATCCTCGGTGATTGTGGTCGACCAGGGCGCCATTGTGGGCATCATCACCGAACGCGACATGCTGCGCGCCATGCGCCAGCGCCGCCCCCTCGAACAGACCGCCGGCGAAACAATGACCAGCCCGGTGCACAGCGTGCCAGCCAACACGGACTTCCGGCTCGCCTATCGTGAAGCAGCCAGCCTCGGCATCCGCCATATCGTCGTGACCGACGAGGCCGGCCTGCCGCTCGGCATCGTCAGCGAAGCGGACTATCGCAAACACCTCGGCCCGGATTTCTTCCTCCATCTGAATACCGCCGAAACGCTGATGGAGAGCATCTTTCCGCGCCTGCCAGCCAGTGCAGCCCTTGACGAAGCGCTGGCCGCCATGGAGACCGTGCGCGGCAGTTGCGTCATCGTGGTCGACGGCCGGCAACCGGTAGGCATCGTCACCGAGCACGACATCGTCCGTCTCTTTCTAAGCAGCGAAAGCAACCCGACGCTGGGCGCGGTGATGACCCAGCCGACCATCAGCGTCCGGGAAGATTGCCCGCTGGCCGATGCCGCACAAACCATGCTCGACCGCGGCATTCGTCACCTGACGGTCGTCGACAGCGACGGCAACCTGGCCGGCCTGCTCTCCGAGCACACCCTGATGAGCCCGCTCAAACTGGGCCTGATTGACGATGCGCTGATCGATCGGCAAGCGCTCGCCCGCGCCCGTGAAGCGATGCAGGACGAAACGGCGCGCAACGAACACTACCAGCGCGCCCTGCTCGACAACTTCCCCTTCCTGGTCTGGCTGAAAGACACCGAATCGCGATTGCTGACGGCCAACCGGGCAATGGCCAAGGCTGCGGGAACCGACAGCGTGATTGGCAAAACCGATGACGAACTCTGGCCGCCCGAACTGGCCAGCGCCTATCGCGCCGACGACCTTGCCGTCATGGCCTCCCGGCAAAACAAGATCGTCGTTGAACCGGTCATCGTCGACGGCCAGCCTGTCTGGCACGAGACCTACAAGGCGCCGGTCATCGGCGAAGACGGAGCGGTGCTGGGCACGGTCGGCTTCGCCCACGACATTTCGGACCGGAAACGGGCCGAAGAGGCCATGCAATTGCGCAACCAGGCGCTGGCCGAACTGATTGGTGGCGAAGCGCTGCCCCATGTCCTCGAACTGATTGCCCTGTCGGTCGAAGCCGAAATCCCGGGCTGGCACTGCTCGATCCTGATGGCCGACAAGGCCGGGCAACGCCTGCGCCTTGGCGCCGCGCCCAGCCTGCCCCCCGCTTACGGCACCACCGTCGACGGCATGCCGATCGCCCCCGGCGTTGCCTCTTCCGGCGCTGCGGCCGCAACTCGCCAACGCGTCGTTGTCGACAATATTCACGTGCATCCGAACTGGGTGAATTACCGCGACCTGGCCGAGCATGGCCGCTTTTCCGCCTGCTGGTCGGAGCCGGTAATCGGCCGAAACGGCCAACTGCTCGGCACATTCACGGCCTACTACCCGTCGCCAACCAGCCCGCATGAGGAATACTTGGGCCTGCTGACCCAGGCAGCCCAGCTCACCGCGCTGATCATCGAACGCCAGCGGAGTTCGCACGAACTGGAAAGCAGCCTGGCCACTTTCCGCGGCATTTTCGACAGCATCGGAGAAGCCCTGTTCATTCAGGGCGAAGACCGACGCTTCCTCGACGTCAATATCAGTGCCGAGCAAATGTTCGGCCGCTCTCGCGCCAGTCTGATCGGTCAGACGCATGAATTCCTGATCGCCCCGGGAATGCTTGATCTGGATGCCATCGACCAGGCCATCTCGACAGCGCTCACCGGCACGCCGCAGACCTTCGAAGCGCTGGCCAGAAGCAGCACCGAGCGCATTTTCCCGATCGAGGTTCGTCTGCATACGGCCAGCTACTTCGGCCGCCCGGTGCTGATCGCATCTGCGGTCGATATTTCCGAACGCAAGAATGCCGAACTCCGCCTTGAAGTCGAGCACGATCTCGCCCAGGCCTTGGCCGCCGGCATGCAGCGCGACGAAGTGCTCGGGGAACTGCTCAAAGCCATCCAGCGCTTTCCCGATCTCGACGCCGGATGCGTGCACTGGCGACAAGCCGACGGCAGCTATCGCCTGATCGCCCATCAAGGCATCTCGGCCGAGTTCGCCGAAAAAATCAGCCATCTCGATGCCGACAGCCCGTTCGCCATCCTGGCGCAGGATGGTGGCGCCATCTGCAACTGCACGCCGCCCAGCAAGCACTGCGCCGGCGAAAGCATTCTCGATGACCAGGCCGTGCAACGCGAAGGCCTGGGCTGCCTGGCCACGCACCCCATCAAGGTGGACGGCCAGCCGCTCGCCTGCCTGACCCTGGGCAGCCGCCAAGCCGCCGGCGTCCTGCCGTCGACGCTGCGCTCGCTGGAAAAGCTGAGTAGCCCGTTCAGTCAGGCGCTGCACCGGCTAGCCGCCCAGGAAGAAGCCAGGCGTCTGCAAGAGAATCTGAGCGGCCTGTTCGATGCGCTGACCGATTTCATCTTCATTCTCGACCAGGCCGGCCGCATCCTCCATTACAACCGCGCCGTCGCCGAAGATCTTGGCTACGGCCCGGATGCCCTCAAGGGCCGAACGGTTGCCGCAGTGCACCCGGAAAACCTGCGCCAGATCGCCAGCGACCTCATGGCTGACATCATTTCTGGCCGCCGCTCCAGTTGCCCGCTGCCCATTCTGCGTGCCAACGGCGAGCAGATCATGGTCGAGACGCGCGTCGTCAACGGCTACTGGAACGGGCAACCGGCGCTGATCGGCATTTCGCAGGACATTAGCGAGCGCCTGGCGGCAGAAGAACGCCAGCAACTGGCCGCCAGCGTGTTCGACAACGCCCACGAAGGGATCATGATCACCGACCCGAAAGGGCGCATCATCGAAGTCAATGCCACCTTCACCGAGCTGACCGGCTACAGCCGGGCCGAAGCGGTCGGCCAGACGCCTGACCTGCTCAAGTCCGGCCATCACGACCCGGATTTCTACGAGGAAATGTGGCGAAAGATCCGCGACGACGGCTACTGGCGCGGCGAAATCTGGAACCGCAAGAAATCCGGCGAAATTTTCGTCGAGCAACTGACCATTTCGGGCGTGCGCAACCGGGAAGGGGCGCTGACGAACTTCGTCGCCATCTTCTCCGACATCACGCTGCTCAAACAACACCAGCAGCGCCTGGAGCACCTGGCCCATTTCGACGCGCTGACCCAATTGCCCAACCGCATGCTGCTCGGCGACCGGATGCAACTTGCCAAGGCGCAAACCGAGCGCAGCGGCAAAATGCTGGCCGTCTGCTATCTCGACCTCGACAACTTCAAGCCGATCAACGACCAGTTCGGCCACTCGGTCGGCGACTATCTTCTGATCGAAGTCGCCCAGCGCCTGAAAACCTGCGTCCGGGCCGGCGACACCGTTGCCCGGCTGGGTGGTGACGAGTTCGTGCTGCTCATCACCAACCTCGACGACCTGCGCGAATGCGACCACGCCATGTCCCGGGTCATTTCGGCGCTGTCACAGCCTTTCCGGGTTTCCGCCCAACTCGTCAATATTTCGGCCAGCATCGGCGTCACCCTCTACCCACATGACGGCTCGGATTCCGATACCCTGCTGCGCCATGCCGACCAGGCCATGTACGCCGCCAAACAGCAGGGACGCAACCGCTATCACCTGTTCGACCCGGAAAACGACAGGCGCGCCCGCGTCCGCCGCGAGGAAATCGGCCGGATTCGCGAAGGCCTGGCCAACGGCGAGTTCAGGCTTTATTACCAGCCCAAGGTCAACATGCGCGAAGGCTGCGTCATCGGTGCCGAAGCGCTGATCCGCTGGCAACACCCCGAGCGCGGCCTGCTCCTGCCGGGCAGTTTCCTGCCGGCGCTCGAAGGCAGCGAACTGGCCATTGAAATCGGCGACTGGGTCATTCAGGAGGCCCTGCGGCAGATTGATAGCTGGCACCGGACACATGACGCCGATCTGTCGGTCAGTATCAATATTGCCGGCAACCATCTGCAACATCCGGGATTTTCCCGGCGCCTCGGTGAACTGCTGGCCGCCTACCCGAACGTCGCTCCCAGCCAGATCGAACTTGAAGTCCTGGAAACGGCGGCGCTGGAAGACATCCAGACCACCGCCGAGCTGTTTGCCGAATGCCGGCGCCTTGGCGTCACCTTCGCGCTCGACGACTTCGGCACCGGTTACTCGTCGCTGACCTATTTCCGGCGCCTGCCGGCCGACATGCTGAAAATCGACCAGTCCTTCATTCGCAACATGCTGGACGATGCGGACGACCTGGCCATTGTCGAAGGCGTCATCGGGCTGACCAACGCCTTCCAGCGCCAGGTCATTGCCGAAGGCGTCGAGACGGTCGAGCATGGCCTGGTGCTGCTGCTGCTCGGTTGCGACATGGCCCAGGGTTTCGGCATCGCCCGCCCGATGCCGCCCGAATTGCTGCCCGACTGGATCGGACAGTTCCAGCCCGATGAGCTGTGGAGCCTGGCCACGGCCTTCGAATGGTCGAAGGAAGACCTGCCGATGCTGATTGCCGAGGTCGATCACAAGCGCTGGAAAAAGCAGCTTTACGCCTATCTGGATGACAGCAAGAGCGGGGCAGCAAGCCCTCCCGCCATCGACGAACGCGCCTGCCGCTTCGGGCGCTGGTATTACAGCCCGGAAAGCCAGCGCTATGCCGGCATCGAAGCCTTCAATACCCTGGAGGCCTTGCACACTCGCCTGCATGCGATCGGCAAGCAACTGGTTGATGACACCCAGGCTGGTGAATTTACATCAACCGAGCAACTCAAGGCCCAACTCGAAGAGCTCAGCAACCAGCTCAGCGACTGCACCCGGCAGATCCAGGCGGAAGTCCTGCTGAAAAATCAGCCCAACAGGCGATAG
- the ccmD gene encoding heme exporter protein CcmD, which produces MIHWNSFADFIAMGGYGFYVWGSFGLTVLIMAIEPIVVIRNRKTTIARLKRQLRADARAENRNTAE; this is translated from the coding sequence ATGATCCACTGGAACAGTTTTGCCGACTTTATCGCCATGGGTGGCTATGGCTTCTACGTCTGGGGCTCGTTCGGCCTCACCGTTTTGATCATGGCGATTGAACCGATCGTCGTCATCCGCAATCGAAAGACCACCATCGCTCGCTTGAAGCGCCAACTGCGCGCCGATGCCCGCGCTGAAAACAGGAACACCGCTGAATGA
- the ccmC gene encoding heme ABC transporter permease CcmC, with translation MKDRFNLYRFASPAVFYPLAGAMIPYFVAVSIVFGLAGLYLGMLVAPTDFQQGEGYRIIFIHVPASWMSMFIYLIMAFWAAIGLAFNTRLSGMMAQALAPTGALMAFLSLWTGALWGKPMWGAWWVWDARLTSELILLFLYIGYMALTAAIDDARRADKAGGLLLLVGVVNIPIIYFSVKWWNTLHQGSSVNLAKSSMATTMLWGMLLMAMCFWMYSIAVALMRVRTIMLERERNTDWVKAELAGDEK, from the coding sequence ATGAAAGATCGCTTCAATCTCTATCGCTTCGCTTCGCCGGCCGTGTTTTACCCACTGGCCGGGGCGATGATTCCCTACTTTGTCGCCGTGTCGATCGTTTTTGGACTGGCTGGCCTGTATCTCGGCATGCTGGTGGCGCCGACCGATTTCCAGCAGGGTGAGGGCTACCGGATCATCTTCATCCACGTCCCGGCGTCGTGGATGTCGATGTTCATTTATCTGATCATGGCCTTCTGGGCCGCCATCGGGCTGGCTTTCAACACCCGACTGTCCGGCATGATGGCGCAAGCGCTGGCGCCGACCGGTGCGCTGATGGCCTTCCTGTCGCTATGGACCGGCGCCCTGTGGGGCAAGCCGATGTGGGGCGCCTGGTGGGTTTGGGATGCGCGCCTGACGTCCGAACTGATCCTGCTTTTCCTGTATATCGGCTACATGGCCTTGACCGCCGCAATCGACGATGCGCGCCGCGCTGACAAGGCCGGCGGCCTGTTGCTGCTGGTCGGCGTGGTCAATATCCCGATCATCTACTTCTCGGTCAAATGGTGGAACACGCTGCATCAAGGCTCCAGCGTCAATCTGGCCAAGTCGTCGATGGCCACCACCATGCTCTGGGGCATGCTGCTCATGGCCATGTGCTTCTGGATGTATTCGATTGCCGTAGCGCTGATGCGCGTGCGGACCATCATGCTCGAACGCGAGCGCAATACCGACTGGGTCAAGGCCGAGCTGGCCGGAGACGAGAAATGA
- the ccmA gene encoding cytochrome c biogenesis heme-transporting ATPase CcmA: protein MLEADNLECVRGERRLFAGLGFKLEAGELLYLQGKNGAGKTSLLRMLIGLLPPEAGEIRWKGVSIKSDEFRADLCYLGHLNAIKEELTPLENLLAAAHLADEDLSEDDALDALEQVGLAGREDLACKYLSQGQKRRVALARLVKEKRPLWILDEPFVALDVAAVDWLAGIISGHLQRGGLAVMTTHQLVNIPAGTVRELRLG, encoded by the coding sequence ATGCTTGAAGCTGACAATCTGGAATGCGTGCGCGGCGAGCGCCGCCTGTTCGCAGGCCTTGGCTTCAAGCTGGAGGCCGGGGAACTGCTTTATCTGCAAGGTAAAAACGGCGCCGGCAAGACCAGCCTGCTGCGTATGCTGATCGGCCTGTTGCCGCCGGAAGCCGGCGAAATTCGCTGGAAGGGCGTATCGATCAAATCCGACGAATTCCGGGCTGACCTCTGCTATCTCGGCCACCTGAACGCCATCAAGGAAGAATTGACGCCGCTGGAAAACCTGCTCGCCGCCGCCCATCTGGCCGACGAAGACCTCTCCGAGGACGACGCGCTGGATGCGCTGGAACAGGTCGGGCTGGCCGGCCGCGAGGATCTGGCCTGCAAATACCTGTCGCAAGGCCAGAAGCGCCGCGTCGCGCTGGCCCGGCTGGTCAAGGAAAAACGCCCGCTGTGGATACTCGACGAACCCTTCGTCGCTCTCGACGTAGCGGCGGTCGACTGGCTGGCCGGCATCATTTCCGGTCATCTGCAACGCGGCGGCCTGGCCGTGATGACGACGCACCAGCTGGTCAATATCCCGGCCGGCACCGTGCGCGAATTGCGACTCGGTTGA
- the ccmE gene encoding cytochrome c maturation protein CcmE produces the protein MKSRHKKLALIGGALAIIGIIAALVLNALNSNIALYITPTEVAAGKAPKDKLFRIGGLVKEGSISRQADGVTISFAITDTEKEIPVHYKGILPDLFKEGKGAVAQGKLTAEGTFMATEVLAKHDENYMPPEAAKAVDDAQARAAGKHVSPSSSGDKPKASY, from the coding sequence ATGAAATCCCGTCACAAGAAACTCGCCCTGATCGGCGGCGCCCTGGCCATCATCGGCATCATCGCCGCGCTGGTTCTGAATGCCCTGAACAGCAATATCGCGCTCTACATCACCCCCACCGAGGTTGCCGCCGGCAAGGCGCCCAAGGACAAACTGTTCCGCATTGGCGGACTGGTCAAGGAAGGCAGCATCAGCCGCCAGGCCGATGGGGTCACCATCAGCTTCGCGATCACCGATACCGAAAAGGAAATCCCGGTCCATTACAAGGGCATCCTGCCCGACCTGTTCAAGGAAGGCAAAGGCGCGGTCGCCCAAGGCAAATTGACCGCCGAGGGCACCTTCATGGCGACCGAAGTGCTGGCCAAGCACGACGAAAACTACATGCCGCCGGAAGCTGCCAAGGCGGTCGATGATGCCCAGGCCCGCGCTGCCGGCAAGCATGTTTCCCCATCTTCCTCTGGCGACAAGCCGAAAGCGAGCTACTGA
- a CDS encoding heme lyase CcmF/NrfE family subunit: MIPELGHFALILAALVALILGTLPLLGAHNNRMTWVAVARPAATAMALLVTFSFACLTQAFVTNDFSVVYVAQHSNSLLPLQYRVAAVWGGHEGSLLLWMLFLTWWAFGVAMLSRQLPEAMVARVLGTLGLVAFGFLLFILITSSPFERLLPGAAEGRDLNPLLQDFGLVIHPPLLYMGYVGFSVAFAFAIAALLSGQLDAAWARWSRPWTMAAWVFLTLGIAMGSWWAYYELGWGGWWFWDPVENASFMPWLVGTALIHSLAVTEKRGSFKNWTVLLAISAFSLSLLGTFLVRSGVLTSVHAFATDPRRGIFILIFLVAVIGTSLALFAWRAPKVGLGGRFALVSRESLLLTNNVLLVVACATVLLGTLYPLLIDALGVGKISVGPPYFNAVFVPVMAPVLFLMGVAPFARWKEASIPEITRTVRWAMIAAAVVAIALPLVYGQWTALTALGILLAAWVTFTTLTAFVERVQHSRAGQSFLSAAFKQPRSFVGMCIAHFGIAVFVVGVTMVNSFQDEKDVKMAAGETVSVAGYSFTFNGVKQVQGPNYVAAQGDFDLAVDGKFKLKMNPEKRNYASSGMPMTEAAIDAGILRDVYVSLGEPIDRDKPEGEWAVRVYYKPFVDWIWGGCVLMALGGLLAMLDRRYRVKARASSATQTPAGTQHA; this comes from the coding sequence ATGATTCCCGAACTCGGCCATTTCGCCCTGATCCTCGCCGCGCTGGTTGCCCTGATCCTGGGCACCCTGCCGCTGCTCGGCGCCCACAACAACCGCATGACCTGGGTCGCCGTCGCCCGGCCGGCCGCCACGGCGATGGCGCTGCTCGTCACCTTTTCCTTCGCCTGCCTGACGCAAGCCTTCGTGACCAACGATTTCTCCGTGGTCTACGTCGCGCAGCATTCCAATTCGCTGCTACCGCTGCAATATCGCGTCGCCGCTGTCTGGGGTGGCCACGAAGGCTCGCTGCTGCTATGGATGCTGTTCCTGACCTGGTGGGCCTTCGGCGTCGCCATGCTGTCGCGCCAGTTGCCGGAAGCCATGGTCGCCCGCGTTCTTGGTACGCTGGGCCTGGTCGCCTTCGGCTTCCTGCTCTTCATCCTGATCACGTCCAGCCCGTTCGAACGCCTGCTGCCGGGCGCCGCCGAAGGGCGCGACCTCAATCCGCTGCTGCAGGATTTCGGTCTGGTCATTCACCCGCCCCTGCTCTACATGGGCTACGTCGGCTTCTCGGTCGCCTTCGCCTTCGCCATCGCAGCCCTGCTGTCCGGTCAGCTTGACGCCGCCTGGGCCCGCTGGTCACGGCCGTGGACGATGGCCGCCTGGGTCTTCCTGACCCTCGGCATCGCCATGGGCTCATGGTGGGCCTATTACGAACTGGGCTGGGGCGGCTGGTGGTTCTGGGATCCGGTCGAGAACGCCTCGTTCATGCCCTGGCTGGTCGGCACGGCGCTGATCCATTCGCTGGCCGTCACCGAAAAGCGTGGCAGCTTCAAGAACTGGACGGTGCTGCTGGCCATTTCCGCCTTCTCGCTGTCGCTGCTCGGCACCTTCCTCGTCCGTTCCGGCGTCCTGACCTCGGTTCATGCCTTCGCCACCGATCCACGGCGCGGCATCTTCATCCTGATTTTCCTGGTTGCCGTTATCGGCACCTCGCTCGCCCTGTTCGCCTGGCGTGCCCCGAAAGTCGGTCTGGGCGGCCGTTTTGCCCTGGTTTCGCGCGAATCGCTGCTGCTGACCAACAACGTGCTGCTCGTCGTCGCCTGCGCCACCGTGCTGCTCGGTACGCTCTACCCGCTGCTGATCGATGCGCTGGGCGTCGGCAAAATTTCGGTCGGCCCGCCGTATTTCAATGCCGTCTTCGTGCCGGTCATGGCCCCGGTACTGTTCCTGATGGGCGTCGCTCCCTTCGCCCGCTGGAAGGAGGCATCGATCCCTGAGATCACCCGCACCGTGCGCTGGGCGATGATTGCCGCGGCCGTTGTCGCCATCGCGCTGCCGCTGGTTTATGGCCAATGGACTGCACTGACCGCTCTCGGCATCCTGCTCGCCGCCTGGGTCACCTTCACGACGCTGACCGCGTTCGTCGAACGCGTCCAGCACTCGCGGGCCGGCCAGTCTTTCCTGAGTGCCGCATTCAAGCAGCCACGTAGCTTTGTCGGCATGTGCATCGCCCACTTTGGTATCGCGGTATTTGTCGTCGGCGTCACCATGGTTAACAGCTTCCAGGATGAAAAGGACGTCAAGATGGCCGCCGGCGAAACCGTCAGTGTCGCCGGCTACAGCTTCACTTTCAACGGCGTCAAACAGGTCCAGGGCCCGAATTACGTGGCCGCACAGGGCGACTTCGATCTGGCGGTCGACGGCAAATTCAAGCTGAAAATGAACCCGGAAAAACGCAACTATGCCTCGTCCGGTATGCCGATGACCGAGGCCGCCATCGACGCCGGCATCCTGCGCGACGTCTATGTCTCGCTCGGCGAACCGATCGACCGCGACAAGCCGGAAGGCGAGTGGGCGGTGCGCGTTTATTACAAACCCTTTGTCGACTGGATCTGGGGCGGTTGCGTACTGATGGCGCTGGGCGGCTTGCTGGCCATGCTTGACCGCCGCTACCGCGTCAAGGCTCGCGCCTCGTCGGCCACCCAAAC
- the ccmB gene encoding heme exporter protein CcmB, translating into MLKIIAAVIGRDLKLAMRRQADIVSALFFFVIVVSLFPLGIGPEPDLLRKLAPGVLWVAALLATMLSLPRLFADDHRDGTLEQLALAPHPLGLVVTGKVIAHWLVSGLPLALIAPVLGIQFDLSTDALIVLTGAILLGTPALSGIGAIGAALTLGLRGGGVLLSLLVLPLYIPVLIFGAGAVDATVSGLGGEGHLSLLAAITFASVGFAPWASAAALKIALE; encoded by the coding sequence ATGCTGAAAATCATTGCCGCAGTCATCGGCCGCGATCTCAAACTGGCCATGCGCCGCCAGGCCGACATCGTTTCGGCGCTGTTCTTTTTCGTCATCGTCGTCAGCCTGTTCCCGCTCGGCATCGGGCCGGAGCCGGACCTGCTGCGCAAGCTGGCACCCGGTGTGCTGTGGGTGGCTGCCCTGTTGGCAACAATGCTGTCACTGCCCCGCCTGTTCGCCGACGACCATCGCGACGGCACGCTGGAACAGCTGGCACTGGCCCCACACCCGCTTGGTCTGGTCGTTACCGGAAAAGTGATCGCTCACTGGCTGGTTTCCGGCCTGCCGCTGGCACTGATCGCCCCGGTGCTCGGCATCCAGTTCGACCTCTCCACCGATGCGCTGATCGTGCTGACCGGCGCCATCCTGCTCGGCACCCCGGCGCTGTCCGGCATCGGCGCCATTGGTGCAGCGCTGACCCTGGGTTTGCGCGGTGGCGGCGTACTGCTCTCGCTACTGGTTCTGCCTTTATATATCCCGGTGCTAATATTCGGCGCTGGCGCAGTGGATGCGACGGTGTCCGGACTCGGGGGAGAAGGACATCTCTCCCTGCTCGCCGCCATTACTTTTGCTTCTGTTGGCTTCGCCCCTTGGGCATCGGCCGCTGCCTTGAAGATCGCCCTCGAATGA